The Maniola jurtina chromosome 13, ilManJurt1.1, whole genome shotgun sequence genomic interval ataggtaattgtaggtttaatttaattaacactATACGCTTTAACGGCCAAAATTATTAATCAATTTGTCTATAattaatctgtcgataagttatgGAACATTGTTAATTGTCAATTTTTTGTTTgtgtacttataaaaaaaaatattactggtgttattatttattttaattattttactggCTATCCAGCGCGgtcagccagtattcttggcatgtttgtaaaaattgtcaaaaattgtatggtctttTTGACAGAATAACATTGTTAAGTATTTTATCAAGAGACAGATAGgttgtttattaattttggccgtaatTATACagcattttcttattttttggtaaataaataatatgattttcACATAGAACAGAATATTACTTTGTATTTTGATAgtgaatttttataaaacaatgcaAAAATATTTACACTGCGCAAAAATTTAGTACTTCTAGTATTCTATTTAGTAATAATACGTTgaaattgtaaatttttgaCATCACATTGCcatcaaaaaataattgtagtacatttagacattaagtttttttttcattattaagaCAAACATCACGTAAATGTccttcatatttattttgatacaagTAGAAATCTGCCTGCGTTGTAGAATCTATTCGTCAGATTTGGCGACTGAAAAATTAACCTTAAATTGATTGTATTCTAGCAGCCTTGCCTGTGCCTTGAGCCTTGTAGTTCAATTGGGATGATGactatatcaaaaataaattatttcttaggaactaTTGAACAGAGCGTCtaccaaaattcgtaaaatcctcACCCGCTGTTAgctttaagtttgctaaccattttaaattatcgatttaactaaaaaaaatcacgtcatacgtttatgacgtcacatccgtGTATTTGATACAAgcagcgttttgacgtttgataaaaagtcgctgatttgactaatagtcatcatccctattggtAGTCGCTAGATGTTGGTTCAAGCATTTATGGTACAAGAAAATACCttttctatattataatataaaagagaGGCGCTAGTTTGCTAATACTTTGTCAAGGAACGAGAAATTGTATTAgaatttaatatacttactaaattattgagtgaaataaatattaatgtagACAACTAACTTTTGTCTTTACATATTTTATCCTTATCGATCCAAGCAAAGGTTGATCCTTTACTGTCAAGACCCTTTTTCTCAGGAACGCGTGGACGTATACGCGAGGGAGAATATAAGTTGAAATCACCGAGGAATTAGGTTGAAATTAATATCAAGTACAGTTTAGACGGCACAAAACATTACATTATACCATTGTACATCGACCTAGGAAATTGAAAGGGATTTctgtttcgtagagcgttgtctctgtcactcataccattttgcgttgtaatgtatggaactgtatgaaacatggcacaccgcttgcgtttACGCGCGTAAAACtcaacacaccgggttacgcatacgtccacgctaaAGACGTATgcgtgttaggggtttacgcgcgtcactacacaCCGTGTCACGTgccgtgcttggtgtgaatcggccttaaatcaAATCTAcaactactaatattatatttctcttttgttGATACGGAGTCAACTATCGATTGAgcgtttcttgagcgagaaaatagtcgatagctagtcgcttcctCGTCTGCGATAATTGAGAGAGAGGAGTTCAAAATCAAACaagcataaaaaataaacatgtttatttgttatataagtagtaggtacatgcGAGATTTAAACTTTTCTCTTTTCGCCGAAATTATAAAAGAGGCAAACattcaacataataatattactcattaaaatacttattatttcgctaataaacaataataaacaaatataatatttctctTATTGTAATAGAAATGCATTTAAAATTACTCGTATTTTGGACCCAAACCGTAAATTAACCAAATCTCATTCCCAGCTTtccttattaaaataataactcCTTTTCGTAAAATCTGTCTGTTGTTTATCggtatatatacaaaaatatatattttcttaATCCAACTTCAAaatgtattctttttttattgtatCCTGAAGGTTTTAACCTTTCGTTCAACCTTAGCTTAGATTAGTTTAccaattatataattttttcttaCAACTActgcttttaattttaatcatatTATAACGGTACAGGTCAAAACTATCTCAACcataacaaaatatattcaataAGATTTGCTAAGAATAactaacatattatttaaaatctcTTAACTAATATTTGAAGCGAAGTTTATTAATGGACGTGTAGGCTGGACACAAAGCGCACCTCATTGTTATCGGTACGAGTGAGAGAGATGGAGTACATAATTTACTATTCGGACGAAAAAAGATCTCCGAGTGGATGAGTTTTTTTATTTCGGTGGATTTGCATTTGTCAATCCGTCCGTCTGACCAGCCGTCTGTCTGAGACTTATAACTATCAGAATGAAACTAAACTAACTATCATAATTAAATACTTcagtggacttcgtctgtgttggtgttagctggcgggcgtgctctgcctttttggagtgttttttttgttttttgttaaaactgactggaaagccttctaaagggggtgccgtgcgtataccggcgagcgccagcacagacggggctcatacttgtatagtttcccaaacttgttacaaatacctacaaacttgacattggctaatctttgtaaagccagacgagagagagaaaaaaatacttCAGTCACCAATAATTGTGTGAATTGAACTAAAGTGTCTTAGACCGCTAACAATGTAACGAAACAGGTGACCCGAACTCATAGGACGCATttttatagagcgtactttaacttataacagttaaaacgagatagatttatgtctCTTACATACATCTTTCTCCTTTTAACTCTAAGTATCAAAACTTTTTCTAATCAAAATCACTCTATAGAACCCTGCCTTAGTTCGAGGTGAACCACTATTATACAACATGTAAGATGCTGCGCTTCGGCCGGGTTTCCTATGAAACCACGACTTTTCTAATTGTTCGTTTAAAGGTGTTATTATAAAAAGCTGTACAAGAAGTAAATGACGGGCGGCGCCCACGCGGCCTGCACCATGCTGACGCCGAGGCAGCTCGCGAGGATGTACCACAGCAGCGCTATCACCAGCGCCTGCCAGATTATGTGCATCGCTAGGAGGCTGGcaggtaaaagaaaaattaaattattaaaaaaaaggtgaTAGCTTAGTTAGTAGTTAGGTAGAAGCGAGCTTCATTTTTCGGTAAAAGTGGAAATATTATCAAGTAGTCTGTCCTAGACGCGACGATGTCTCCATTGAACGTCTAATatgcggctacattaaggttagcGTCAACGACGGCATtcttatcgcgataatcaacgcgttaaactaagtggccacacttgaacggttaacgtctaatgccgaTTGAATTGGGGTTGAAATCGTCTAACGTCAAACGGGAATGCCGTTGTACATTGATGGTGGCTACATCTCCGTTTAACGGGAAATGCCTTTGAACAACGCGTTGTTAGCCGTGTAGCCGGGATATTATAGTAGTTCAAGGAAGAGTAGCGGTCAACAGAGCACGTGGTCGATCGCCCCTGAGTTGGACAGACCAAATAACGGGTAAGGGTTTAATTAAATTCTTCTATTTAAAATACAGTTTCTTAGTTTGCTTGGACTGAAAAGTAaagttatgagttatgacttaTGCCAAATCGTAAAGTAAATGGGTGAAAAAGTAAAGTAACTTACACAGTCTGTTTACTTCTGGCAGCGGGCAGATTCTTCTCACTCTCCTTATTCAAATACTTCCTCACACCCAAGTGTAGATTCACGAAGTATTCTTCCcactacaatttaaaaaaaaacattattaagaAAGCTCATTACCTAAAcataatccaatgccaataaccatttgccattgtcttgtagtttttgtgcagtattttcaaacccgcaatgtatagcgtgcaaaactcgggtcaatgccctacctacgacgcggcattgaccaaTTTAAGTAACCGTACCTAACCAACGTaacgttgacctctagcgtcactcagatgttttatttgcataatacctattgtgaacttttgaaaatacctacaggatttttaaatttttttttgtcgtgGTACATTATCAGTTATTATCAGTAACTGTCTTCGTTTTGATTACACGTTGTATAATAGTCATAGGGAAATCTCACCATAATATTGGATATATTGATGTAGAAGGTTTCAGAGTCGGTTTTGTTCAGTTTCTCTGCTAGTTCCCGCGTGTTCTCGTTGTAGAACCTCCACTCCGTGAATATGAAGGTCTCTAACCGGCTCAGGGAGTTCCATACGTTTTTGTGCAGGCGGAACAGGCTGAAACAAGTGATTTTCTCTATTGAAATGCATCatgaaacaaatttaaaaaaatgtgggTGATACGAAGTCCACATGTGGGTGATACAAAGTCCAAGTGTGGGTGATACGAAGTCCAAGTGTGGGTACTTACATGGGTTTACCGCCAGTGACCCTTAGCAGCATGTCTAACAAAATGGCAGGGAAGAAGTGGACAAATATGGCCGACACGCGGAACAGCCATAGAGATGATACGAAGTCCAAGTGTGGATACCTGTAGggcataaattttttttatttatctttcttTAGATCTATTAAAACAGCCTAAATTTTTGACATGTTTTATAGAATACGTACGGTCGGTCTCAGAATTCGaattattgcatcaaaaacttgtcgcacttatgaccttttttttctataaacacgccacacacacctaatgcatgtgcataaccgtgccacgtaaacatgatcattaaggtgctacacgacttatggcctttgactgtacatgtATGTAATTCGATTTAATCGGACgccgtattttattttattcgtatTTGATGATATTGATTATCATTCTCAAAATAGAATAGACTTTTTCATACCAATAAACCTTACAAATGCTCCaataatttatcactggttCAGAAcgcccttcctaccgagaaaaaccagcaagaaactcggcaactCCTACTCATTACTCACCAAACAGCACTCTTCAGAGGGTAGTTGTGCAACATATTGTTGACCACTTGCTCTAACATCGACCAACGGAAGGGCTTTTGCGTTGACGAAGAACAGTGGTACACCGTTAGACCGGATCTGAAACAAACGAATCTATTTTTACTGGCTCCTTGAATCTATGAATGGATGAATTAAtatgaaaattcttttattgCACACCACAAAAAATtgtacagaaaaaataaaacaaaaaatatcaaaaaaataaaaccgacttcaataaccacaaacgctaaaaagtaaaagaaaatttaaattaataactgaatatattatgtacatacaagagttaatgtgattctataataacattttttggagtcagTGCCAATTAGCCCCACAAACCGTTGTTTTGTGACTCCagtcatttcatttcatttatttgcatagattgaggagtataatttgtataatttagATGTTATGCTTATGGGTAAGTACGGTAATTACAatctttcagtttttttttgtttttttttatttcacaatttttattggcccactgtattaaaatatgccatGCCTTGTTAAAAacttactgtttactaagcaatagCTTTAATAACACTGATCGCGAggaatttactcttatccattgaggagttctgttctccatctccgaaggtattcatcagatcttcaccaaatttatatgggaccacctggaaAGTATatcctttcgaacaaaaaaaaaatccaaatcggttgAGGTGTCTTTGaataatcggggaacatacattaaaaaaaaaatctatacttaGGTTATCAAATATTTTAAGAATACCCACTTTTCCGTGGCAGCGTTCCAACCAGCGACCAGTAACTGGTTGACGACCACGTCCACGGGTATGTAGTCCGCGATGTTGTCCTTAGCGAGCGGCAAGCGACGGACCACGCCTGGAACCAAAACCTAtagtttatcatcatcatcgtcatcaacccatcactagCGCACTAGTAAGAACAGCTGGTCGATACCGAGAAACCTGCggcaatcattattacaatcgcaattgttgtgattggctgaatttatggtattcctgttgcaacaatgcattgtagccaatagtgagcgagcgtcaaccaatcaggaTTGCGATTGTGTACTTGTAGCTGTCACAACCGCAATCGAGCAGCtggtctctcagaatgagaagggtttaaagTCACCACCATGCTGGTTCAGCACACTGAactaaattgaattgaattgaactgAACTGAATTGGGAGACTTCATATACcttttgagaactctcaggcgtgcaggtttcttTCACAGCTAAAGCAAGTGCTATTCACACTCTTAGACCTGACAATTTAATTTGTACACAATAGTACCTTTAGCAGCTCCCATCAAGAATCCTTGAGGTCCAACTTTGGAACAAGTCCAGCCCGGTACGGGTTCTTTCCACGACGCTACGACTGAAACCAAATATCCTATGTAAATAATCATATCATAGTGCACCATAAACAATCAACATTTATTTTGAGAACAAACCTAAAGCAAAACTTTGGTTGATTAGTGAATATATTGATATATAGaaattgctctaagcaataaggctgcctttgcacacaattgttttttctgttttcttctttctgtgttgtgttcgtttacatgtgtttttgtgtgcaataaaaacttctatctatctatctatattttcagtattaataatattattagtattattggAGAAACTTTTTTGGCATTTTTAGGCAGCTTAAaatacataactctgaaaagttggAGGTGAGTACCCGGTGGGATCAATTCCTGACCTCCCTATCAATCCATTCAATTACAACTGTAATGCAATTACATATAACATAATGACTACTTACTCATAGTAGGTCTGACGATGGTGCAAGGGAACAAATCGGCGCAATTCTTCACTTCATGCTCTGCAAGGTGCTTGGTGAATGTGTATGTGTtgggatgagtctttaggagcCTGGAAAAAGAATAACATCGCTAGCTAATTAAGTTCTCCTTTAAGAAGGttgtctagttgtaaattttcatacattttttctttttttttttgtccgtAAATATGTAGtctaattttcatatttttttttaaatgttgtagATATAATGAAGAACTATACCTGTACgtattaattttaaagaaatattgcctATGTAAAAGTTACTAGggtctaaatatccatatttttgacctaaaacTATCTtgactatttttaatttattaaaaactaaactaaaatactaaaaacataaaatgtaCGAGCCTAGATTAAGGTGTTCTGAATGTAATGAGACCAAAATTGTCTAACAAAtctgtcgagtagtttttgcgtgaaggagtaacaaacatacacacacatacatacaaactttcgcctttataatattagtgtgatggcaGTGTTCTTCTCAGTTGAAATACATAGTAGTTAGTACTTACGTCCTCTCAATATCGTTCAGAGCCTGGTCAGTCAGTTTTTGCGCCATGTTGATGACGCTCTCCACCTCCGCCGGCGCTTCGTATACCTTCTCGTGAGCCTCGGTCAAATATGAGTTCACATAGGCTGAAGACACGTGGACCATAACCTGTCGAGTGGATTGTAATAACCTGAGAATGTATattgaactagatgatgcccgcgacttggtccgcgtggatttaggtttttaaaatcccatgggaactctttgattttaaaatcctggaaaatcaaagagtagctacctctgtactaaatctatactaatattataaagaggaaatctttgtattataaagaggaaacctttgtatttttgtatgtttgtattgaataggctcaaaaactactggactgatttcaaaatttcttttaccattacttagagggattcttccgaatccgtataggctatattttatcccggaaaatagaaaaaataaatgtccacccgtgcaaagcaggggcgggtcgctagttttatataaattggttaaaccgATGGACTTTTAAGAataccatgggaactctttaattttccaggataaatagtagcctatttCAATTTCGAGAACGCAAGCtaccactgtaccaaatttcatatataaattggttaaacagatgggcttttaagaatcctgtgggaagtctttgattttcggggataaaaagtagcctatgtccatccctggaTTGTAAGCtgtctttgtaccaaatttcatcaaaattggttgaactgTTGTGccgtgaaagctagcagacagacacactttcacatttataatattagtatggatatggatatttgAACAACAATTTTTAGATGTTGCTTCTCAACTTATGTAGAATCTCTTATATTTTCTGGAATAAGAACTAGCTTAAACTATTTCCATGATGCAAGCTATGCAACCCTCATCCATGATGTGACTTGGTTAAGTGGATTGCACATTTTTAATACAACTATAATAATGGATGTTAAAATTTAACTCACCTTCAAATCTTTAATCTGTTTACATAACTCCATAACCCGTCTTGTACCCAAAACATTAATTTTCACAGTAGGCCTCAGGTTCTCCTCAAAGTCCAAAGTGGCTGCAGAATGTATCACCACATTGACATTGTCTACCAAAACCTGTCTGTCTTCAGCACTCAAGCCAAGGTCTTCAGATCCTACATCACCAGATATCGGTATCAGCTTCTTGAAGATGTCTTTTGATTGGGTTTCTAGAAGCTTTTCGAAGACCTGGAAAACATAATGAATACCTATTTCAAATTCtaaataaacatatttacaGGCATAGCTGAGTTTCTGTGGTACTTGAGAGATGGGGAGTGATGACATAACGCAAGAGCTCAGTGATTTGTTAACTTCTGACAAAATGGTCATCCTCCCACTAGCACAGGACCCTACTCAGTTATGTACTATGCCTATTGTAAtaatctagatttttttttaattatctagAAATACTCTGTTTTAAGTAAGAACTAATTAAttctatcaaaataaaaaataaaacttatttcatgtaagacagctagtatctaaataaataaataaaagtttatttagctcaattacagaatcacaaaaaaaaaaacaggaataaaaataaagatacaattaaacttaaatattaattaacttaccgaaatatttattattatctctgCTTCATCTGTGACTCTACCTCCAGTTTGGAAAGCAGATTATAGAAAGcacttttttttcgaaaaatattgTAGGAAGGATTAAAATAGAGTTATTGTAGGTCATTAAATCAGACCCCGGGGACTGGTTAAAGAAACCAGTCCCCGAGTCGGGAGGCGCACTATTGTGTTCCTAGTGTGCCTCAGACGGTGGGTAGGGACTATATTGGTCCCCCGAGGAGAGTCCTTAGTAGGCGCCGCTGGCCAGGTTGCGCGAACGTGTTTGGCCCCGTAACCTGACCATCAGGCGATGCGTGGAACGCCGtggttttagtcggtaaaagtccgacataacctccgtgcctccccgggcgcggtggtatccatgaggatttcccc includes:
- the LOC123870650 gene encoding putative fatty acyl-CoA reductase CG8306, which produces MTEQSQVRAFYANKNFFITGGTGFVGLCLIEKILRSIPDVGNLYLLMRPKKGKQISDRLEEFPSNPVFEKLLETQSKDIFKKLIPISGDVGSEDLGLSAEDRQVLVDNVNVVIHSAATLDFEENLRPTVKINVLGTRRVMELCKQIKDLKVMVHVSSAYVNSYLTEAHEKVYEAPAEVESVINMAQKLTDQALNDIERTLLKTHPNTYTFTKHLAEHEVKNCADLFPCTIVRPTMIVASWKEPVPGWTCSKVGPQGFLMGAAKGVVRRLPLAKDNIADYIPVDVVVNQLLVAGWNAATEKSGLTVYHCSSSTQKPFRWSMLEQVVNNMLHNYPLKSAVWYPHLDFVSSLWLFRVSAIFVHFFPAILLDMLLRVTGGKPILFRLHKNVWNSLSRLETFIFTEWRFYNENTRELAEKLNKTDSETFYINISNIMWEEYFVNLHLGVRKYLNKESEKNLPAARSKQTVLLAMHIIWQALVIALLWYILASCLGVSMVQAAWAPPVIYFLYSFL